The window GTGACCAACCGCTTAGTAGGCTCGTGGGCACGAGCCCGCTTCTCAACGACGAGGAGGTCCCCCGTGACCGATTCCCCTTCCCGTGTCGCCGTGGTCACCGGTGCCGGCCGCGGCATCGGTGCCGCCGTCGCGGCGCGGCTGGCCGAGGACGGCTTCGCCGTCGGGCTGCTGGACCTGGACGAGGCCGGCGTCAAGCAGGGCGCCGAGGCGATCGTGGCCAAGGGCGGCAAGGCCGTCGGCGTCGCGCTGGACGTCAGTGACGCCGAGCAGGTCGAGGCGGCCGTCACGCGCGTCGCCGACGAGCTGGGCCCGCCGGTCGTGCTGATCAACAACGCCGGCATCACCCGCGACAACCTGATCTTCAAGATGACCGAGCAGGACTGGGACTCCGTCCTCGGCGTGCACCTCAAGGGCTCGTTCCTGATGACCCGCGCGGTGCAGAAGTACATGACGCAGGAGAAGTACGGCCGGATCGTCAACCTCTCCAGCACGTCCGCGCTGGGCAACCGCGGCCAGGTCAACTACTCCGCCGCGAAGGCCGGCATGCAGGGCTTCACCAAGACCCTCGCCATCGAGCTGGGCAAGTTCAACGTCACCGCCAACGCGATCGCGCCGGGCTTCATCGCCACCGACATGACCGCCGCGACGGCCGAGCGGCTCGGCATGGGCTTCGAGGAGTTCAAGGCCGCGGCCGCGTCGCAGATCCCGGTGCAGCGCGTCGGCACGCCCGACGACATCGCGAACCTGGCCTCGTTCCTGGTCAGCGAAGGCGCCGGGTTCGTCTCCGGCCAGGTCATCTACGCCGCCGGCGGACCGAAGGACTGAGGGCGATGCGCGAGTTCGAGAACCTGGACGCCTTCGCCGCCGCGGTCGGCGAGCACCTCGGGTACAGCGAATGGCTCAAGGTCACCCAGGACCGGGTGAACCAGTTCGCCGACGCCACCGACGACCACCAGTGGATCCACGTCGACGAGCCGATGGCGACCGCGGGCCCGTTCGGCGGCACCATCGCCCACGGCTTCCTGACGCTGTCGCTGCTCTCGGCGTTCGGCCCGAAGATCTACCGCGTCAACGGGATCAAGATGGGGATCAACTACGGCCTCAACAAGGTCCGCTTCCCGCAGCCGGTGCGGGTCGGCTCGAAGGTGCGCGCCGGCGCCGAGCTGGCGGAGATCACCGACATCCCGGGCGGCAAGCAGGCGGTGTCGAAGTGGACGGTCGAGATCGACGGCGAAGCGAAGCCCGCCTGCGTCGCCGAATGGGTGACGCGGTTCCTGGCCTGACGCCGCGTGGCGAGCGGCGCTTTCCCGGTGAAGGTGCCGCTCGCCACGCGCACTATGCGTCATACCGACTAGTCGGTATGCTCCCGTCACACCGTGCTTGAGGAGGCTGGATGAGCCGCACCGACCCGCCGGGACTCGACCTGGGCCGCCTGCGCGCCCACCTGGACGCGCACCGGCCCGGCCTGGTAGCCGGGGAGCTGACCGCCGACGTCGTGGAGGGCGGCCGGTCGAACCTCACCTACGTGGTCGGCGACGGCCGGTCGCGCTGGGTGGTGCGCCGGCCGCCGCTCGGGCACGTGCTGCCCACGGCGCACGACATGAGCCGCGAGTTCCGGGTGATCTCGGGTCTGCGCGACACCGCGGTTCCGGTGCCCGAAGCGATCCTGCTCTGCGAGGACGCCGACGTCGTCGGGGCGCAGTTCTACGTCATGAGCTTCGTCGACGGCACGCCCTACCGGACCGCCGACGAACTCGCGGAACTCGGCGAGGACCGCACCCGGGCGATCGCCGACGCGCTGGTCGACACGCTCGTCGACCTGCACGCGGTCGACCCGGCCGCCGTCGGCCTTGGCGACTTCGGCCGTCCGGAGGGCTTCCTGGAGCGGCAGCTGCGCCGGTGGAAGAAGCAGCTCGACGCGTCCCGCAGCCGCGACCTGCCGGGCATCGAGGAGCTGCACGACCGGCTCGCCGCGGCGGTGCCGGTGTCCGGGACGCCGTCGATCATCCACGGCGACTACCGCCTGGACAACGTGCTGGTCGACGGCGACGACCGGATCTCGGCGGTGCTCGACTGGGAGATGTCGACGCTGGGCGACCCGTTGACCGACCTCGCGCTGCTGGTGGCCTACGCCGAGCGCGACAAGGTGTCGCTGCAGTTCGTCTCGAACGCCAGCTCGGCGCCGGGCTACCCGACGACCGACCAGGTCGTCGCGCGCTACGCCGAACGCTCGGGGCGGGACGTCTCGCAGCTGAACTGGTACGTCAGCTTCGCGTTCTTCAAGCTGGCCGTGATCCTCGAAGGCATCTACTACCGCTACCAAAAGGGCCAGACGGTCGGGGCGGGCTTCGAGGGCGTCGGGGCCGGCGTTCCGCTGCTCATCACGCACGGCAACGAGATTCTCAAAGAGGAGAAGTAATGGACTTCGCGTTCGACGAGAAGACCGAGGAGCTGCGCGGGAAGCTCCTCGAGTTCATGGACTCGCACATCTACCCCGCCGAGCCGGTGTTCGAGCAGCAGCTCGCCGAACGTGACGACCCGTGGGCCATCCCGCCGGTCATGGACGAGCTCAAGGCCGAAGCGCGCAAGCGCGGCCTCTGGAACTTCTTCCTCCCCGGCGAGCACGGCGCGGGCCTGACGAACCTGCAGTACGCGCCGCTGGCGGAGATCACCGGCCGCAGCATCCGGCTCGCCCCGACCGCGGTCAACTGCGCGGCCCCGGACACCGGGAACATGGAAGTGCTCTCGATGTTCGGCAACGAGCAGCAGCAGAAGCAGTGGCTGGAACCGTTGCTGAACGGCGAGATCCGCTCCGCGTTCGCGATGACCGAGCCGGACGTCGCCTCCTCCGACGCCCGCAACATCGAGACCAGCATCCGCCGCGACGGCGACGAGTACGTCGTCAACGGCCGCAAGTGGTACATCTCCGGCGCGATGAACCCCGCGTGCAAGATCTTCATCGTGATGGGCAAGACCGACCCGGACGGCCCGCCGCGCAAGCAGCAGAGCATGATCCTGGTCCCCCGCGACACTCCGGGCGTCACGGTCAAGCGGGGCATGCACGTCTTCGGCTACGACGACAGCGACCACGGCGGCCACGCCGAAGTCCTCTTCGAAGACGTCCGCGTGCCGGTCGAGAACCTGATCGCCGGTGAGGGCGACGGCTTTGCCATCGCGCAGGCGCGGCTCGGGCCGGGCCGCATCCACCACTGCATGCGCGCCATCGGGATGGCCGAGCGGGCGCTGGAACTCATGTGCCGCCGCGCGATTTCCCGTGAAGCGTTCGGCAAGTCGATCGCGCAGCAGGGCGTCGTCCAGGACTGGATCGCCGAGTCGCGCGTGAAGATCGAGCAGCAGCGGCTGCTCGTGCTCAAGACCGCGTGGCTGATGGACACCGTCGGCAACCAGGGCGCGCACACCGAGATCCAGGCGATCAAGATCTCCACCCCGAGCACCGTCGAGTGGATCCTCGACAAGGCCGTGCAGGTGCACGGCGCGGGCGGCGTCAGCCAGGACTTCCCGCTGGCAGCGATGTGGGCGGGCAACCGCACGCTGCGGCTGGCCGACGGGCCGGACGAGGTCCACAAGCGCTCACTCGCCCGGCGTGAGCTGAAGAAGTACCTCTCGGAGGGCGCGAAGTGACTGTCACCGCCGAAGACCTGAGCCGCCAGGCGACCGAGTTCCTGGCCGCGCACGACCCCAAGACGACCGACCCGATGGACTTCCTGCGGGCCCGGTTCGACGCCGGTCTCGCGTGGATCCACTTCCCCGCCGGGCTCGGCGGGCAGAACGCGCCGCGCGCCCTGCAGTCCGTTGTGGACGATGTGTTCGCGGACGCGGGTGCACCGGACAACAACCCGCGCCGGATCGGCATCGGCCTCGGCATGGCCGCGCCGACCATCCTCGCCTTCGGCACGCCGGAGCAGCGCGAGCGCTACCTGCGTCCACTGTGGACCGGCGAGGAGGTGTGGTGCCAGCTGTTCTCCGAGCCGGGCGCCGGCTCCGACCTCGCGGCGCTCGGGACGCGGGCGGTGCGCGACGGCGACGACTGGATCGTCACCGGCCAGAAGGTGTGGACCTCGGGCGCACACGAGTCGCAGTGGGCGATCCTGGTCACCCGCACCGACCCGGACGTGCCGAAGCACCAGGGCATGACGTACTTCCTGTGCGACATGACCGCGCCGGGTGTCGAGGTCCGGCCGCTGCGCCAGATCACCGGCGAGGCCGAGTTCAACGAGGTCTTCCTGACCGACGTCCGGATCCCGGACACGCAGCGCCTCGGCGCGGTCGGCGAGGGCTGGAAGGTCGCGCAGACGACGTTGATGAACGAGCGCGTCGCGATCGGCGGGCACGTCCAGCCGCGCGAGGGCGGGCTGATCGGCATCGTCGCGAAGACCTGGCGCGAACGGCCCGAGCTGCGCACGCCGGAGCTGCGTGACCGCCTGGTGCAGCGCTGGGTCGAAGCGGAGACGCTGCGGCTGGCCGGCACCCGGCTGCGCCAGCAGCTGACGGCGGGCGCGCCCGGGCCGGAGGGCTCGGCCATGAAGGTCGCGTTTTCGGAGCTGAACCAGGCGCTGACCGGCCTGGAGGTCGAACTGCTCGGCGAAGAGGGCCTGGCCTACGACGACTGGACGTTCCGGCGCCCGGCGATCGTCGACTTCACCGGCCGCGAAGCCGGCTACCGCTACCTGCGCGCCAAGGGGAACTCCATCGAGGGCGGCACCTCGGAGGTCCTGCGCAACATCATCGCCGAGCGCGTGCTGGGGCTGCCCTCGGAACCGCGCGTCGACAAGGACGTCGCCTGGAAGGACCTCCCCCGATGAGTGACCTGCTCTATTCCGACGTCGAAGAAGACCTGCGAGCCTCGGTCCGGGACCTGTTGAAGGACAAGGCTTCGGCGGAGGCGCTGCTGGCGCGCGTCGAGACGGCCGAGGGGTACGACCTGAAGCTGTGGCGCACGCTGGCCGAAGAGGTCGGCGTGGCCGGGCTGGCGGTGCCCGAGGAACTGGGCGGGCACGGCGCGTCGGCCCGCGAGGTGGCCGTGGTGGCCGAGGAGCTGGGTCGCAGCGTCGCGCCGGTGCCGTTCCTGGGCAGTGTCGTGCTGGCGACGACGGCGCTGGTCCGCGCGGGCGCGGGCGGGTTCGTCCGGCGGCTCGCGACGGGGTCGGCGATCGGTGCGCTGGCCGTCCCGTTGTCGACGGCACCGGGCGCGGGTTTCCCGTCGTCGGTGACGGCGTCGCCGTCCGGCACGCTTTCCGGCCGGGTGGGCACGGTCGCCGACGCGTCGGTGGCGGACCTGCTGGTCGTGCCGGCCGCGGGTCCGGACGGGCCGGGGCTGTACGTGGTCGAGGCGTCGGTGGCGACGGTGTCGGAGCTGGTGTCGTTCGACCTGACGCGCCGGGTGGCCGACGTGGTCCTGGACAACGCCCCGGCGGTGCTCGTGGCGTCGGGTCCGGACGCGGCCTCGGCGCTGGAGGAGGCCCTGCTGGCCGGGGCCGGGATCCTGGCGTCGGAGCAGACCGGCGTGGCCGAGTGGGCGTTGACGGAGACGGTGTCGTACCTGAAGGGCCGCTACCAGTTCGGGCGGCCGGTCGGCGGGTTCCAGTCGCTGAAGCACCGGCTGGCGAACCTGTACACGGACCTGGTGCTCGCCCGGGCGGCGGCGCGGTATGCGGCCGATTCCCTGGCGACGGGCACGGACGTGCCGATCGCGGTGGCGGTGGCCCAGGCCCGGGTGGCCCCGATCGCGGTGCGGGCGGCGGAGGAGGCGATCCAGCTCCACGGCGGCATCGGGATGACGTGGGAGCACCCGGCGCACCTGTACTTGAAGCGGGCGAAGGCGGACGAGCTGGCGCTGGGGACACCCGGCAAGCACCGGGCCCGGCTGGCCGAGCTGGTGGACCTGCCGGCCTGAGCAGGACGGCGACGGGCTGCGAGCGAGCGGTCTGCCGCGGCGGGGTCGTGAGTGGGAAACAGGGTTAGAACGCGGTTTCCCACTCACGACCGTCGGGCCCCCCGTTCGTGAATAGTATTCAGCTTTTTTCGCATTTTCGCTCATCTGAGCGAAAATTCTGTGAGCCAGGCCACTCGAGAGGCAAAAGGGTGGCAAAAGTGCCCCGCTTCCCATGGTTCTCCCCACCCGTCGCGATCTAGCCTGGGCGCCATGGAATTCGCCGTCGCGCCGACGGAGGCCGGGGCGCCCGCCGCGTTGGAGGAATTGACCGTCGTCGTCGGCGGTCGGCGGCACAGCGCGCTCGCAGCCGGGCCCGAATCGGGAGAGCTCGTCCTGCTGCTGCACGGCTGGCCCGAATTCGCCGACGCCTGGACAGAGCAGCTGCACGCCCTCGGCGAGGCCGGCTACCGCGCCCTGGCCGTCGACCAGCGGGGCTACGCCCGTCACGCGCGCCCCGACGGCGTCGAGCACTACTCGATCGACCACCTCGTCGGGGATGCCCTGGCCTTCGCCGACAGCCAGGGCGCCGACCGGTTCCACCTGGTCGCGCGCGACTGGGGCGGCATGGTCGCCTGGGCGCTCGCCACCGCGCACCCGCACCGGCTGCGGTCGCTGAGCGTCCTCTCCACGCCGCACCCGTCGGCCCTGCAGCGCGCGGCGGCCACCGACGACGGGCAGTTCCACGACCTCGGCTACATCCGCTTCTTCCGCCGCGGCGTCGGGAAAGCCGAGAAATTCCTCTTACGCGACGAAGGCGCGCAATTACGCGCTGTCTACAACCGCCGGATTCCGGTCGCATTCGTCGAGCGCGCCGTCGAACGCCTTTCCGAACCGGGTGCGCTCACCGCGACGCTGAATTGGTACCGGGGCGCCACGAACGACGTATTCGACGTCCCGGCCGGCCGCATCACCGTCCCGACCCTCTACCTGTGGGGCAGCGAGGACCCGTACCTCGGCCAGAGCGCCGCGGAGCTGACGGTCCACCACATCGACGCCGAGTACCGCTTCCAGATCGTCGAGGGCGCCAGCCAGTGGATGGCGATGGAGGTCCCCGACGAGGTCAGCGCCCTCCTGCTGGACCACCTCCGGCGTTACTAGCCGATCTCGCGCACCAGCCCCGGCGCGCGAGGGTCACCTAGCCAGGTGGCCTGAGCGCGTCCAGGAGCAGGTCCGCGTAGTGGTCGCCGACCTGGCGTGCCGACAGCGTCCCGCCGCGGCGGTACCACGACCCGAGGTGGTGGACCGACCCGAAGAAGAAGTCGACGACCACGTCGGCCGGCTTGTCCGTGCGGAACTCGCCCGACGCCTGGCCTTCCTCGACCAGGCCGCGGAAGCGCTCGTGGTACTTGCGGCGCTCGGCGCGCACCGCCTTCTGCTTGTCCGGCGACAGCTGGTGCATCGACTGCAGGAAGATCGTGTTGTCGTCCAGGTTGTCGATGCTCGACACGACGACGTCGGACGCGGCGGCGCCGAGGCGTTCGCGCAGCGGGGCGCTCGACGAGGCGACGCTCTCCAGCTGGCGGGTCTGCTCGCGCAGGACGCGGGCGTAGATCTCGTAGAGCAGGTCGTCCTTCGAGCCGAAGTAGTGGTACATCGCGCCCTTGGTGACGCCCGCGGCCTCGACGATCTCCTGGACGGACGTGCGGTCGAAGCCCTTCTTGGCGAACAGCTTCGTGGCGTGCTCCAGCAGCCGGCGCGGCACGGCGGCCTGGTCGTCGCCGGCCGCCTCGCCCGGCTTCCGGGTGCTCGCTCGGGTCACGGCGAGTACCCCCTCTCCGAGTGTGAAGGCACAGGATAACGGCTCAGTCCCGCCAGGACAGGAACCGCCGCGGGTTGTCCACGAGCATCGTCGTGATGTCCGTTTCGGACACCCCGCGCTCCCGCAGTGCGGGCAGCACGTCGCGGGTGATGTGCAGGTAGTGCCAGTTCGGCGTGAGCACCGGCAGCTGGTCGGCGGGCAGCCAGTCGATGTAGCAGGACGCGTCGTGCGAGAGCACCATGCTGCCCGCGTAGCCGCGCTCGCACAGCGCCGCGACCGTGTTCACCCGCTCCTCGAACGGCAGCAGCAGGTCGAGGCCGAAGCGGTCCATCCCGAGCAGCGACCCGCGGTCGGCCAGCTCGGTCAGGTACCCGAGGTCCGCCGAGTCGCCGGAATGCCCGATCAGCACGTTGCCCAGGTCGACGCCCTCGTCTTCGAAGATCTTCTGCTGCTCCAGCCCCCGCCGGGTGCCCGCGTGCGTGTGGGTCATGATCGGCGCGCCCGTCTCGGCGTGCGCCTTAGCGACCGCCCGCAGCACGCGTTCGACGCCGGGGGTCACGCCGGGTTCGTCGGTGGCGCACTTGAGCAGCCCCGCCTTGACGCCGGTGCCGGCGATGCCCTCGCGGATGTCCCCGACGAACATCCCGACGAGCGGGTCCTCGCCCTGCAGCGTCGTGCCGGGCCCGCGGAAGTGCAGGTAGTGCGGCACGTCGTTGTACGTGTAGAGCCCGGTCGCGACGACGATGTTGACCTCGACCTCGGCGGCGACCCGCTGCACGCGCGGGATGTAGCGGCCGAGGCCGATCACCGTCGGGTCGACGATCGTGTCGATCCCGGCGTCCTTCAGCTCCTTGAGCCGCCGGATCGCCTCGGGGACGTGCTCGTCCTCCTTGAACCCGTCGTGGTCCGGGTAGTTGGCGACGAATTCCGGGCTGAGCACGAAGAGGTGCTCGTGCATCAGGACCTTGCCCAGCGCTTCCGGCGCGATCGCGCCGCGGACGGTCTCGACCATCAGCCCCTCGCCCGGAGTTCACGGCGCAGGATCTTGCCGCTCGTGGTCTTCGGCAGCTCGTCGAGGACTTCGACGGTGCGCGGGTACTTGTAGGCGGCGAGCCGCTCCTTGCACCAGGCGACCAGTTCCGCCGGGTCGGCGGTCGCGCCCGGCGCGGGACTGACGTACGCCTTGACCGTCTCGCCGCGGTACTCGTCGGGGATCCCGACGACGGCGGCCTCGCGGACCGCGGGGTGCGTGTACAGGACGTCTTCGACCTCGCGCGGCCAGACCTTGAAGCCGGACGCGTTGATCATGTCCTTCTTGCGGTCGACGACGTAGACCCAGCCGCGCTCGTCCATGAAGCCGATGTCGCCGGTGAGCAGCCGCCCGCCGGGCAGCGCCTCGGCCGTCGCGTCCGGGCGGTTCCAGTAGCCGGAGACGACCATCGGGCCCTCGACGGCGATCTCGCCCGCCTGCCCGAACGGCAGTTCTTCGCCGTTCTCGCCGAGGATCCGGACGATCGTGTCCGGCACCGGCAGGCCGATCGAGATCGTGCCGGACGCCGGGTCGATCGGCGCTTCCCGCTCGCTGGGTACCGCGACGCAGCCCGCGGTGGTCTCGGTGAGGCCGTAGCCGTTGTGGATGTAGTGGCCCGTCTTTTCGCGGAACGCCTCGACGACCGCCGGGGGCAGTGCGGCGCCGCCGGAATAGAGCATCTTGAACGACGCGAAGTGCTCGCGACTGAAGTCCGGATGAGCCATCAGCGCCATGTAGGCCGTCGACGGGCCGACGGTGTAGAACGGCTGGTGCTCGAGGAAGGCGTCGAGCACCACGCCGGGCTCGAAGCGGTAGGCCAGCACGAGGGTGCCCTCGATGTCGATCGCCGACGCGATCTCGCAGACCATCCCGGTGATGTGGAACAGCGGGGCGAGGCCGAACAGCGTCGCCCGGTCGCCGAGCCCGCTGAAATCGCTGAGCGCGCTCGCGTTGGTGCCGATGTTGCCGTGGGTGTTGGTGGCGCCCTTGGGGGTGCCACTCGTGCCGGAGGTGTAGCTGATCAACGCCGTGTCGTCGAGCGCGAAGGCGGGTTCGGGCGGCTTCGGGCCCGGGGTGGCGGCGGCTTCGAGGAGGTCGGTGGCGCCCGGTGTCTCTTCGCGGGTCACCTTGCCCAGCACGCGTTCGTCGTTCCGCGTCTGGAACTCCAGCTCGCTGGTGGTGAGCGCGATGCCGACGCCGTTCGCGGCCGCGGTCTCGCCGATGTAGGCGTTCCAGCCGCGCTGCGAGCAGACGACCGCCTTGACGCCGGCGTCGGTGAAGACGTGGGTCAGCTCGCGCTCGCGGTACATCGGGTTGACCGGCACGACGATCCCGCCGGCCTTCCACGCGCCGAGCAGCGCGATGACGAACTGCGGGATGTTCTGCAGCACCAGGGCGAGCCGGTCGCCGCGTGCGAAGCCGTGCTGCGCCAGGTAGCGCGCGACGCCGTCGGAAAGCTCGTCGACCTCGCGGTAGCTCAGCCGCGCGTCGAAGTACGCGATCGCCGCCCGGTCGGGGACGCGGTCCACCGCACGGCGGAACGACTCGGGCAGTGTCGTCGGCTCGGCCGGTTCGGCATTCCGCGCTCGTTCGTCGTAGCTCGCGAGCCAGGGCTTCGCGTCGTACCAGCTCATCCAGTGACCTCCCTTGGACACCGACCGGTCGGTATGCCGACGCTAGGAGGCCGGCGCGGTCCGCGTCAAGACCCGGCTTCCGCGGGGAAATGCAGACCTCGCCTTTCACCCTCGAATACGGACGCCGGTTCGAAATGGTTCACCTTCTCTCCTTTTTTCCCTTCGCCCTGGACAAATCCCTGGTGGAGCCGCCACGATAGCCTCCGCGGCCGGTTCGGCCGCGCCATTCGGAACAACCGCGCGCTGCCCGTGTGGACCCTCTATGTTCACGCTAACTTGGAGTGATTCATGCCTGCTACCGGTGGACGACACCGCCTCTCGCGGCGGACGAAGATCGCGACGGCGGCCCTCGGCCTCGGGATCGCGGCCGGGGCGCTGGTGATCGCGACGACCGTCGGCGACCCCGGCGCCGCCAACGCCGCCGGCGCGGCCCCGTCCGGGCAGATCACCTGCCCCGACGTCGCCTCGCAGCTGCCCGCCATCCCCGCCAAGGCCCAAGCCGAGGTCCAGCGCAACCTGGACCTGCTGAACACGCAGATCAGCGAGGCGAACAACCGGCTCGTCACCACCGTGGGCCAGGGTGGCCCGAACTTCGTCCAGAACGCGATCCTCGGACCGCTGAAGGACAAGCGCGTGTCGACGATCGACCGGATCGCCATCGCCATCGGCCGTCAGGGCCAGAAACCGCAGGGCCTCGACAGGCTGGCCACGTGCTCGCTGGGCGGCCAGGCGAACACCGGAACCGGCACCGGAACCGGGGCGGGCACCGGCGCGGCCCCGGCGTCGACGGCACCGGCGGCGGGCACGGGCACCACCGGCACCGCGGCCGGCCAGATCACCTGCCCCGACGTCGCCTCGCAGCTGCCCGCCATCCCCGCCCAGGCCCAAGCCGAGGTCCAGCGCAACCTCGACCTGCTGAACACACAGATCGCCGAAGCCAACAACCGGCTCGTCACCACGGCCGGGCAGGGCGGCCCGAACTTCGTCCAGAACGCGATCCTCGGACCGCTGGAAGACAAGCGCGTCGCGACGATCAACCGCATCGCCACGGCGATCGGCCGCACCGCCGCCAAGCCGCAGGGCCTCGACGCACTCGCCCCCTGCACCCGCTGACCGGCTCGTGAGTGAGAAACAGTGTTCTAACGCTGTTTCTCACTCACGAGCGGTGAGGGCGCTGATGCGGAGGAACGTCCTGGCCGTCATCGTGATCCGGACTTCGGTAGTAGTGGCCGGATCGAACTCGAGCGTCGTCGGGTCGTTCGATCCGCTCCCCCACGTCACCTTCAGGTTCCGCACCGGCTCCCACCCCCGCGCGGTGCGGCAGGCGACGTCGACGCCGTCCGGCCGGCCGTGGGTCGCGTCCAGGACGAAGTTCGCCGTGATCGCGCTGAGCCGCCGGGCCGCGGGCCACGCGAGCGACACCCAGTCCTGAGCGCGCGGGCGGCTCACCGCCGGCAGCGTCGCCGTCGCCTGCTTGACGTAGAAGTTCGACCAGCCCGTGGCGAGGTCGCCGTCCAGCATCGCGGCCGGGAGCGTGTCCGGGGCGCCCGAGTAGCTCGCGTCCGCCGCCGCGAACGCCGGGCTGTCCGGCCGCTCGACGGCTCGGGCACCAGGGCCGTTGCGCTGCCCGAGGTTCGTGCCCGGCACCGTGATCGTTCCCGGAGACAGGCCCGGCGCGCTCGCCGTGACGGTGATCGGGCCCCGGCCGCCGGTCGCGGCGACGACGGCGACGGCCTGGCCGTGGAACGCGGGAATCGTCGGCTGCTGGTAGCCCTGCGCGAGTTCCTGCCGCCCGTTGTCCACCCCGGCGATCCGTCCCGGCCCGCGGACGGCGAACCGCAGCACCGGCTCGGCGCCGGGCACGACGATCCCGTGCGCGTCCACGACGGACGCCGTCACGAACGCCATCGCGCCCTCGCCGCGTGGTTCGGCGCTCAGCGTGACCGCGCGCGGCGGCCCGGCCGTGACCAGCCGGTCCCGGGCCACCTCCCGGCCGCCGGAAGTGGCGATCGCGGTGAGCGTGCCGGGCTCGAAGGGCACGGTCCAGGTCAGGTGCAGCTTGCCGGTGCCGCCGTTCGGGCTGGTGTAGCTGCCGGACGGGGCGTTCTTGTCGTCGCCTGCCGGCTCGCTCGTCTCGAGGTACGGCCGTCCGTCCACAGTGGTCTTGCGAGCGAACTTCTTCACCCCGAGCGACCGTCCGTTGAGGACCAGCTCGACGGTGTCCACAGTGGAATAGACCCAGACCGCGACCGGCTCGCCGGGGCGGTGGGTCGTCCAGTCCATCGGCGTCAGGTGCACCATCGGCGCGGTCGTCCACTGGCTGCGGAAGAGGTGGAAGGCGTCCTTGGGCAGGCCCGCGCTGTCGACCGCGCCGAAGAACGACGTCTTGACCGGGAAGACGTCGTACGGCGTCGGCTCGCCCAGGTAGTCCTGGCCGGCCCAGAGGAACTGGCCCTGGCAGAACTTCCGGTCGCGGTCCTTCTTCAGCGAGTACTCGCCGCTGAACGTCCAGGAGGCCAGGTTGTTGTCGTACGACGACGTCGCCCGCTTGCCCGGCGTGTGGTTCTCCCCCGTGTTGAGCAGGTCCGGGTCCTGGTACGCCCCGCGCGTCGAGGTCTCCGACGACGACTCGGACTCGAAGAAGAACTTGTCCGGGTACCGCGCGTGCAGCCCGTCGATCGACTGGGCGGTGTTGTAGTTGACGCCGAGGCCGTCGAGCTGCTTCAGGATCAGGTCCTGCGGCGAGCCGGGCGCGGGCACGCTCCGGTAGCGGTCCGAGCCCATGACCACCGGCCGGGTCGGGTCGATCCCGCGGACCGTCGCGATGAGCCCCGCCGCGATGGCCGGGCCGCCGGCCATCGACGCGTCCGGCACCTCGTTGCCGATCGACCACAGCACGACCGCGGGCGAGTTCTTGGCCGCGTGGACCATTTCG of the Amycolatopsis sp. NBC_01488 genome contains:
- the fabG gene encoding 3-oxoacyl-ACP reductase FabG encodes the protein MTDSPSRVAVVTGAGRGIGAAVAARLAEDGFAVGLLDLDEAGVKQGAEAIVAKGGKAVGVALDVSDAEQVEAAVTRVADELGPPVVLINNAGITRDNLIFKMTEQDWDSVLGVHLKGSFLMTRAVQKYMTQEKYGRIVNLSSTSALGNRGQVNYSAAKAGMQGFTKTLAIELGKFNVTANAIAPGFIATDMTAATAERLGMGFEEFKAAAASQIPVQRVGTPDDIANLASFLVSEGAGFVSGQVIYAAGGPKD
- a CDS encoding MaoC family dehydratase, with translation MREFENLDAFAAAVGEHLGYSEWLKVTQDRVNQFADATDDHQWIHVDEPMATAGPFGGTIAHGFLTLSLLSAFGPKIYRVNGIKMGINYGLNKVRFPQPVRVGSKVRAGAELAEITDIPGGKQAVSKWTVEIDGEAKPACVAEWVTRFLA
- a CDS encoding phosphotransferase family protein, producing the protein MSRTDPPGLDLGRLRAHLDAHRPGLVAGELTADVVEGGRSNLTYVVGDGRSRWVVRRPPLGHVLPTAHDMSREFRVISGLRDTAVPVPEAILLCEDADVVGAQFYVMSFVDGTPYRTADELAELGEDRTRAIADALVDTLVDLHAVDPAAVGLGDFGRPEGFLERQLRRWKKQLDASRSRDLPGIEELHDRLAAAVPVSGTPSIIHGDYRLDNVLVDGDDRISAVLDWEMSTLGDPLTDLALLVAYAERDKVSLQFVSNASSAPGYPTTDQVVARYAERSGRDVSQLNWYVSFAFFKLAVILEGIYYRYQKGQTVGAGFEGVGAGVPLLITHGNEILKEEK
- a CDS encoding acyl-CoA dehydrogenase family protein, whose amino-acid sequence is MDFAFDEKTEELRGKLLEFMDSHIYPAEPVFEQQLAERDDPWAIPPVMDELKAEARKRGLWNFFLPGEHGAGLTNLQYAPLAEITGRSIRLAPTAVNCAAPDTGNMEVLSMFGNEQQQKQWLEPLLNGEIRSAFAMTEPDVASSDARNIETSIRRDGDEYVVNGRKWYISGAMNPACKIFIVMGKTDPDGPPRKQQSMILVPRDTPGVTVKRGMHVFGYDDSDHGGHAEVLFEDVRVPVENLIAGEGDGFAIAQARLGPGRIHHCMRAIGMAERALELMCRRAISREAFGKSIAQQGVVQDWIAESRVKIEQQRLLVLKTAWLMDTVGNQGAHTEIQAIKISTPSTVEWILDKAVQVHGAGGVSQDFPLAAMWAGNRTLRLADGPDEVHKRSLARRELKKYLSEGAK
- a CDS encoding acyl-CoA dehydrogenase family protein, encoding MTVTAEDLSRQATEFLAAHDPKTTDPMDFLRARFDAGLAWIHFPAGLGGQNAPRALQSVVDDVFADAGAPDNNPRRIGIGLGMAAPTILAFGTPEQRERYLRPLWTGEEVWCQLFSEPGAGSDLAALGTRAVRDGDDWIVTGQKVWTSGAHESQWAILVTRTDPDVPKHQGMTYFLCDMTAPGVEVRPLRQITGEAEFNEVFLTDVRIPDTQRLGAVGEGWKVAQTTLMNERVAIGGHVQPREGGLIGIVAKTWRERPELRTPELRDRLVQRWVEAETLRLAGTRLRQQLTAGAPGPEGSAMKVAFSELNQALTGLEVELLGEEGLAYDDWTFRRPAIVDFTGREAGYRYLRAKGNSIEGGTSEVLRNIIAERVLGLPSEPRVDKDVAWKDLPR
- a CDS encoding acyl-CoA dehydrogenase family protein: MSDLLYSDVEEDLRASVRDLLKDKASAEALLARVETAEGYDLKLWRTLAEEVGVAGLAVPEELGGHGASAREVAVVAEELGRSVAPVPFLGSVVLATTALVRAGAGGFVRRLATGSAIGALAVPLSTAPGAGFPSSVTASPSGTLSGRVGTVADASVADLLVVPAAGPDGPGLYVVEASVATVSELVSFDLTRRVADVVLDNAPAVLVASGPDAASALEEALLAGAGILASEQTGVAEWALTETVSYLKGRYQFGRPVGGFQSLKHRLANLYTDLVLARAAARYAADSLATGTDVPIAVAVAQARVAPIAVRAAEEAIQLHGGIGMTWEHPAHLYLKRAKADELALGTPGKHRARLAELVDLPA
- a CDS encoding alpha/beta fold hydrolase → MEFAVAPTEAGAPAALEELTVVVGGRRHSALAAGPESGELVLLLHGWPEFADAWTEQLHALGEAGYRALAVDQRGYARHARPDGVEHYSIDHLVGDALAFADSQGADRFHLVARDWGGMVAWALATAHPHRLRSLSVLSTPHPSALQRAAATDDGQFHDLGYIRFFRRGVGKAEKFLLRDEGAQLRAVYNRRIPVAFVERAVERLSEPGALTATLNWYRGATNDVFDVPAGRITVPTLYLWGSEDPYLGQSAAELTVHHIDAEYRFQIVEGASQWMAMEVPDEVSALLLDHLRRY